A genomic window from Silene latifolia isolate original U9 population chromosome Y, ASM4854445v1, whole genome shotgun sequence includes:
- the LOC141629533 gene encoding uncharacterized protein LOC141629533: MSRWILMLSKFDLKYVPLKVIKRRAIADFLADNPIEETEVIDIWSFPDENVVHVENDIWDLYFDDASNYMGYGVGILLISPTSEHVPVSIKLDFNVTNNAAEYEALGGSWKIKSQSLTPYQTRIEELEKYFEDIRYVHLPRKENQFANALSKLAALINIPDHIDNMPICVKRRSSPAYVNVINDNEEGETELSYTAILKFKQTGEYPPDLDMRGKRALQMISAQFIKTDDGQLYKKTAQGVLLRCIDKPTAEKVMEEVQDGECGPHMNAHMLVRKIIRLGYYWTTMETTCCKYVRVPHEFISDHGIHFQDETEVTLEKYKIKQHKSSPYRPQTNGAVEATNKTVSTILRKMSDNYREWPEKMPFALWGYRTSIRTATGGTPYYLVYGMEAVIPVELEIPSLRILLESQVPEADWVQPRYDSLVMLDERRLNALYHVQLYQKRIERAFNKKVKPRGISEGDLVLKSVRALLPIDARGKFKPNWAGPYLVKKILLGGAV, from the exons ATGTCGAGATGGATCCTCATGTTATcaaagttcgatctcaaatatgtaccctTGAAAGTGATCAAGAGAAGGGCGATTGCCGATTTTCTCGCCGACAATCCAATCGAAGAGACAGAAGTCATCGACatttggtcatttcccgacgaaaaCGTGGTACACGTCGAGAATGACATATGGGATTTGTATTTCGATGATGCATCGAACTATATGGGATATGGAGTAGGTATACTTCTCATCTCGCCGACAAGTGAACACGTGCCCGTGTCCATCAAACTGGATTTCAATgtcacaaacaacgccgcagaataCGAAGCAT TGGGTGGGTCATGGAAAATTAAGAGTCAAAGTTTAACCCCGTATCAAACCAGAATCGAAGAATTAGAAAAATACTTTGAAGATATTCGATATGTTCACCTCCCGAGAAaggaaaaccaatttgcaaaTGCATTGTCCAAGTTAGCTGCCTTGATCAACATTCCCGACCACATAGACAATATGCCAATATGTGTCAAACGAAGATCGTCACCCGCCTATGTGAATGTAATCAATGATAACGAGGAAGGTGAAACTGAACTCTCGTACACAGCCATTTTGAAATTCAAGCAAACAGGAGAGTATCCTCCCGACCTTGACATGCGTGGAAAACGCGCCCTACAAATGATATCCGCCCAATTCATTAAGACCGATGATGGGCAATTGTACAAGAAAACGGCTCAAGGTGTTTTGTTGCGATGTATCGATAAACCGACAGCTGAaaaggttatggaagaagtccagGACGGCGAGTGTgggccacacatgaatgcccatatgctagtCCGTAAGATCATAAGGCTTGGTTATTATTGGACAACAATGGAAACAACTTGTTGCAAATATGTCAG AGTACCACATGAATTCATCAGTGATCATGGAATTCATTTCCAAGATGAGACCGAAGTTacacttgaaaagtataaaatcaaacaacaCAAGTCATCACCATACCGACCACAGACGAATGGTGCGGTAGAGGCTACCAACAAAACAGTTTCAACCATTTTAAGGAAGATGTCTGACAACTATAGAGAATGGCCAGAGAAGATGCCCTTTGCATTATGGGGGTACAGAACTTCAATTAGAACCGCCACAGGAGGAACCCCGTACTACTTAGTATATGGAATGGAAGCGGTTATACCAGTTGAGCTGGAAATACCGTCCCTGAGGATCCTACTAGAAAGTCAGGTTCCTGAAGCAGATTGGGTTCAACCAAGATATGATTCACTAGTCATGCTCGATGAGCGACGTTTGAACGCATTATACCATGTCCAACTCTACCAGAAAAGGATAGAGAGAGcttttaacaaaaaggtgaaaccaaGGGGGATTAGTGAGGGAGATCtggttctcaaatcagttagagctttGTTACCAATTGACGCGAGGGGTAAGTTCAAACCAAATTGGGCAGGCCCTTATTTGGTAAAGAAGATTTTGTTGGGAGGCGCTGTTTGA